Proteins encoded in a region of the Pseudomonas putida genome:
- a CDS encoding NAD(P)-dependent oxidoreductase produces MSSQLPSLGFAGIGLMGLPMCRRLLAAGYPLTVWNRSPDKCAALVAAGARLASSPAQLCRDSDMVLLCLADTAVVREVVFGEQGIAQGGRSGQLLIDFSSLEPTATREMAAELAALCGMAWLDAPVSGGTPGAEAGTLAIMVGGEVADLQRAHPVLQVLGQRVTHMGAVGAGQVTKACNQMIVACNALVIAEVVALAEQSGVDATLIAEALAGGFADSKPLQILAPQMAESRFEPIKWHVRTLLKDLDGAVKFSREQGSATPLSGLAAQLMRLHGSQGYLQKDPATLVELYRNKA; encoded by the coding sequence ATGAGCTCACAACTACCTTCGCTTGGATTCGCCGGCATCGGCCTGATGGGCCTGCCCATGTGCCGTCGTCTGTTGGCAGCGGGATATCCGCTGACGGTATGGAACCGTAGCCCAGACAAGTGTGCCGCCCTGGTCGCTGCCGGCGCGCGCCTGGCCAGCAGCCCGGCCCAATTGTGCCGCGACAGCGACATGGTGCTGCTGTGCCTGGCCGACACAGCAGTGGTGCGCGAGGTGGTGTTCGGCGAGCAAGGCATTGCCCAGGGCGGGCGCAGCGGCCAGTTGCTGATCGATTTCTCCAGCCTGGAACCAACCGCCACCCGTGAAATGGCAGCCGAACTGGCAGCACTGTGTGGCATGGCGTGGTTGGATGCGCCGGTATCTGGCGGTACGCCAGGTGCTGAAGCAGGCACACTGGCCATCATGGTCGGTGGTGAGGTGGCCGACTTGCAGCGTGCACACCCGGTGCTGCAGGTGCTTGGCCAGCGCGTGACGCACATGGGGGCGGTAGGCGCGGGCCAGGTGACCAAGGCCTGCAACCAGATGATCGTAGCCTGCAATGCCCTGGTGATTGCCGAAGTAGTGGCATTGGCCGAGCAGTCGGGCGTAGACGCGACACTGATTGCCGAAGCGCTGGCCGGTGGCTTTGCCGATTCCAAGCCGTTGCAGATCCTGGCGCCGCAGATGGCCGAGAGCCGCTTCGAGCCGATCAAGTGGCATGTACGCACGCTGCTCAAGGACCTGGATGGCGCGGTCAAGTTCTCCCGTGAGCAAGGCTCGGCGACGCCGCTCAGCGGCCTCGCCGCGCAATTGATGCGCCTGCACGGTAGCCAGGGTTACCTGCAAAAAGACCCGGCGACCCTGGTGGAGCTGTACCGCAACAAGGCGTGA
- a CDS encoding putative bifunctional diguanylate cyclase/phosphodiesterase — protein sequence MEWLGLQLFADLPATGRIVIDCRHEPLLVLLAYFVASASCFATLDMAERQSHSDDPTAHRQWNMLGACCLAGGIWAMHFISMLAFQAPVEVHYDVSLTILSLLIALGVAWLAMHSLERSQMRAYHFVLSAALIGLGIILMHFVGMAAMETGAVQYYQTGLLLTSAAIALLTSLAALCLARYLRNGSGTLYQAMKYGASLLLAGGIVTTHFTAMSAMTLVIPADTALRLPSGDNSLQLALGIGFITLLISGASISAALADKKLQSKEHDLRRVSVLLSQLDQARASLQQAAHYDALTNLVNRRGFNQVFAERLVEHQANENRLAVMFLDIDHFKRINDSLGHDAGDELLKVIANHIKAATRSQDLVARLGGDEFCVVTSLNSRDEARHLAQRIMQRMKDPIDLGGRRMVMTTSIGVSIFPDDGSTAEELLKHADLALYQSKDNGRNSLNFFNDSLKARASIALQLEEELRLALLEERGLCVHYQPIFDLRSGQVAKLEALLRWQHPQHGLLGPDRFIGIAEANGLIIDLDLWVLRHACADLAYLQRHGYGELKVTVNCSAVTLSHDELPNEVEKALFHAALAPRQLELEVTENALMGDIQRTVSLLKRVRALGVALSIDDFGTGYSSLAYLKRLPLDVLKIDRTFLQDVPGSQKDREIVQAIIVMAHTLHLQVVSEGVETAEQQAFLESHGCDYLQGYLLGRPVPLAELRPLLERLQRQNGVLTPCCGTAPPGSPGLFAGNPGYRAGASIARRGR from the coding sequence ATGGAATGGCTGGGGCTGCAACTGTTCGCTGATCTTCCGGCAACCGGGCGCATCGTCATCGATTGCCGGCATGAACCGTTACTGGTTCTACTCGCCTACTTCGTCGCCAGCGCGTCCTGCTTCGCTACCCTCGACATGGCCGAACGCCAGTCACACAGCGACGACCCCACCGCACACCGGCAATGGAACATGCTCGGCGCCTGCTGCCTGGCCGGCGGCATCTGGGCCATGCACTTCATCAGCATGCTGGCCTTCCAGGCCCCGGTGGAAGTGCACTATGACGTCTCGCTGACCATCCTCTCGCTGCTCATTGCCCTGGGTGTCGCCTGGCTGGCCATGCACAGCCTCGAACGCAGCCAGATGCGCGCGTATCACTTTGTGCTTAGCGCTGCGCTGATTGGCCTGGGCATCATCCTGATGCATTTTGTCGGCATGGCCGCAATGGAAACCGGCGCCGTCCAGTACTACCAGACCGGCCTGCTGCTGACCTCTGCCGCCATCGCCCTGCTCACGAGCCTGGCCGCGTTGTGCCTGGCTCGCTATTTGCGCAATGGCAGCGGCACCCTGTACCAGGCCATGAAGTACGGCGCCAGCCTGCTGCTGGCAGGCGGTATCGTTACCACCCATTTCACCGCGATGTCGGCCATGACCCTGGTCATCCCGGCCGATACCGCACTGCGTCTGCCGTCTGGCGACAACAGCCTGCAACTGGCGCTGGGCATTGGCTTCATCACCCTGCTGATCAGTGGCGCCAGCATCAGCGCCGCGCTGGCCGACAAGAAGCTGCAGAGCAAAGAGCACGATCTGCGTCGGGTCAGCGTGCTGCTCAGCCAACTGGACCAAGCCCGCGCGTCACTGCAGCAGGCCGCGCATTACGATGCCCTGACCAACCTGGTCAATCGCCGTGGTTTCAACCAGGTGTTCGCCGAACGCCTGGTCGAACACCAGGCCAACGAAAACCGCCTGGCGGTGATGTTCCTCGACATCGACCATTTCAAGCGCATCAACGACAGCCTCGGCCACGACGCCGGTGACGAGCTGCTCAAGGTGATCGCCAACCACATCAAGGCCGCTACCCGCAGCCAAGACCTGGTTGCGCGCTTGGGTGGCGACGAGTTCTGTGTGGTCACCAGCCTCAACAGCCGCGACGAAGCCCGTCACCTGGCCCAGCGCATCATGCAACGAATGAAAGACCCCATCGACCTGGGCGGCCGGCGCATGGTCATGACCACCAGCATTGGCGTGAGCATCTTCCCGGACGACGGCAGCACAGCCGAAGAGTTGCTCAAGCATGCCGACCTGGCCCTCTATCAATCCAAGGACAACGGCCGCAACAGCCTGAACTTCTTCAACGACAGCCTGAAGGCCAGGGCTTCGATTGCACTGCAACTGGAAGAAGAGCTGAGACTGGCCCTGCTGGAAGAGCGCGGGTTGTGCGTGCACTACCAGCCCATCTTCGACCTGCGCAGCGGGCAAGTGGCCAAACTGGAAGCGCTGCTGCGCTGGCAGCACCCGCAACACGGCCTGCTGGGGCCCGACCGTTTCATCGGCATTGCCGAAGCCAACGGCCTGATCATCGACCTCGACCTGTGGGTACTGCGCCACGCCTGCGCCGACCTGGCCTACTTGCAGCGCCACGGCTACGGCGAACTCAAGGTCACGGTCAACTGCTCGGCAGTCACCCTCAGCCACGACGAACTGCCCAACGAAGTTGAAAAGGCGCTGTTCCATGCCGCCCTGGCGCCGCGCCAACTTGAGCTGGAGGTGACCGAGAACGCACTGATGGGCGATATCCAGCGTACGGTCAGCCTGCTCAAGCGCGTGCGCGCCCTGGGCGTGGCGCTGTCGATCGATGACTTTGGCACTGGCTACTCGTCACTGGCCTACCTCAAGCGCCTGCCACTGGACGTGCTGAAAATCGACCGCACCTTCCTGCAGGATGTGCCGGGCAGCCAGAAAGACCGCGAAATCGTCCAGGCGATCATCGTCATGGCGCATACCCTGCACTTGCAGGTCGTCAGCGAGGGCGTGGAAACCGCCGAACAACAGGCCTTCCTGGAAAGCCACGGTTGCGACTACCTGCAGGGCTACCTGCTGGGGCGCCCCGTGCCGCTGGCAGAGCTGCGGCCGCTGCTGGAGCGGCTACAGCGCCAGAACGGCGTACTCACGCCTTGTTGCGGTACAGCTCCACCAGGGTCGCCGGGTCTTTTTGCAGGTAACCCTGGCTACCGTGCAGGCGCATCAATTGCGCGGCGAGGCCGCTGA
- a CDS encoding DUF2288 domain-containing protein, translated as MTDQTSTLYAKLLGETAIIEWKALERFWAKGDLIWVDPSLDLITVAEAMAENRSEIFAKWRSDGTVGPVSAEQALDLQSRDPEIWAVVVSPFIVIQVKHTEEA; from the coding sequence ATGACTGATCAAACAAGCACCCTCTATGCCAAATTGCTTGGCGAGACGGCAATCATCGAGTGGAAAGCACTGGAACGTTTCTGGGCCAAGGGTGACCTGATTTGGGTCGACCCCAGCCTGGACCTGATCACCGTTGCCGAAGCGATGGCCGAGAATCGCAGCGAGATCTTCGCCAAGTGGCGTAGTGATGGCACCGTTGGGCCGGTCTCGGCCGAGCAGGCACTGGACCTGCAAAGCCGCGATCCAGAGATCTGGGCGGTGGTGGTTTCGCCGTTCATCGTGATCCAGGTGAAGCACACGGAAGAGGCGTGA